The proteins below are encoded in one region of Magnetospirillum sp. WYHS-4:
- a CDS encoding insulinase family protein — protein sequence MNEVRVTTLPNGLRVVTDPMETVETASVGVWVEVGTRHEQPELNGVSHLLEHMAFKGTRKRDARAIAEEIEAVGGHLNAYTSRENTAYYAKILKEDLGLAVDIIADILQHSAMDPEELARERAVIIQEIHQAHDTPDDIIFDYFQETAFPGQGLGLPVLGLADLIRDMPRPDILDYMQGHYSAPRMVLAAAGRIEHDRLVDLAERAFRSLPPPRAAEGDAARYVGGDFRQDRDLEQVHLLLGMEGVSYQDPDFYKVSILSTLLGGGMSSRLFQEVREKRGLVYSIYSFLSSYVDGGLFGIYAGTGEGEVEELIPIVCDEIKKVADELREEEVVRARAQLKASILMGRESTSSRCEQLARQMIVFGRPLPVPEVIANIEAVDGAAVRQAARRIFASPPTFAALGPIGKVEGYDKVVERLA from the coding sequence GTGAACGAGGTCCGGGTCACCACCCTGCCCAACGGCCTTCGGGTCGTCACCGATCCGATGGAGACCGTCGAGACCGCCTCGGTCGGCGTCTGGGTGGAGGTGGGCACCCGCCACGAACAGCCCGAATTGAATGGCGTCTCCCATCTGCTGGAACACATGGCCTTCAAGGGCACGCGCAAGCGCGACGCCCGCGCCATCGCGGAAGAAATCGAGGCGGTCGGGGGCCATCTGAACGCCTACACCAGCCGCGAGAACACCGCCTACTACGCCAAGATCCTGAAGGAGGACCTGGGCCTGGCGGTGGATATCATCGCCGACATCCTGCAGCATTCGGCGATGGACCCGGAGGAGCTGGCGCGCGAGCGCGCGGTCATCATCCAGGAAATCCACCAGGCCCACGATACTCCCGACGATATCATCTTCGACTATTTCCAGGAAACCGCCTTCCCCGGCCAGGGCCTGGGGCTTCCGGTGCTGGGCCTGGCCGACCTGATCCGCGACATGCCCAGGCCCGACATCCTGGACTACATGCAGGGCCACTACAGCGCGCCCCGCATGGTGCTGGCCGCCGCCGGACGCATCGAACACGACCGCCTGGTCGATCTGGCCGAACGGGCCTTCCGTTCCCTGCCGCCGCCCCGCGCGGCGGAAGGAGACGCGGCCCGCTACGTGGGCGGCGACTTCCGCCAGGACAGGGACCTCGAGCAGGTCCACCTGTTGCTCGGCATGGAAGGAGTGTCCTACCAGGACCCGGACTTCTACAAGGTCTCCATCCTGTCGACCCTCCTGGGCGGCGGCATGTCGTCGCGCCTGTTCCAGGAAGTGCGGGAGAAGAGGGGGCTCGTCTACAGCATCTACTCCTTCCTTTCCAGCTACGTGGACGGCGGGCTGTTCGGCATCTATGCCGGTACCGGGGAAGGCGAGGTCGAGGAACTGATCCCCATCGTCTGCGACGAGATCAAAAAAGTCGCGGATGAGCTTCGGGAAGAGGAAGTCGTGCGCGCCCGCGCCCAGCTCAAGGCGAGCATCCTGATGGGGCGCGAAAGCACGTCCAGCCGCTGCGAGCAACTGGCCCGCCAGATGATCGTCTTCGGCCGCCCCTTGCCGGTGCCCGAGGTGATCGCCAACATCGAGGCGGTGGACGGCGCCGCCGTCCGCCAGGCCGCCCGGCGCATCTTCGCCTCGCCGCCCACCTTCGCCGCCCTCGGGCCTATCGGCAAGGTGGAAGGCTACGACAAGGTCGTCGAACGTTTGGCCTGA